GCAGGTGGACTGGGCATTCCTTGTAATCCTTATGATATTAAATCAATAATGACTGGAATGGTAAATTTACTCAACAATGCAGATACTGAAGAAATAATAGAGAAACGAAAAAAATGGGCGGCTAATTTTACTTATGAAAAAGCAGCCCGACAGTTTTCTAAGATAATAGATGAAATAATGGCAGGTTGAGAATGGGAAAAAAAATTCTATTTTGCTGGCCAGAAATCTCAGGTTATATGTCTGCTTGCTGGAAGGAATTATTAAATTATCCTGATATTGAATTACTTGTAATCTGTTTGTTACCTGATGAAACATCTTATACCAATTTTTCAACTAAAATTATGGATGGAATACCATCAAGGTTGATTTCAAAACAGGACCTTGGTAATTATTATAAAATAAAAAGAATAATAGCTGCCTATCGTCCAGATATAATTATTATATCGGGCTGGAATATCAATACCTATAAAAGAATCGCTTATGATAAAGATTTTGATAACGCTATTAAAATACTGGCGATGGACAATCAGTTTCATAATAACATTCGCCAATGGATAGGAAAATTTGTTTTAAGAAGCTACTTAAAAAAGTTCAAATATGCATGGGTTCCAGGTGGGCGTAGTTGGGAATATGCAAAATTCTTGGGCTTTAAAGAAAAAAATATTATTAAAGGTTTGCTTGGTATTGATTTTGTAAGAATAAGTAATATTTGGAATATGCGATATAATATTAAATGGCCTAAAAGTTTTTTATTTGTCGGACGCTACATAAAAATAAAAGGAATACATATACTTATATCTGCATACTCTAAATATAGAAATTATATTAATGATCCTTGGCCACTATATTGCTGCGGCACTGGTCCCTTGAAATATGAAATAGACAAAATTAGCGGAATAAAGGATCTAGGTTTTATTCAGCCGGAAGATTTATTCAAAATATTCCTACAAAGCGGCGTATTTGTAATGCCGAGTTTGAGAGATGCTTGGCCTCTTGCTGTTGTTGAAGCCTGTGCTGCAGGATTACCAATACTTTGCACTAATGTTTGTGGAAGTTCAGATGAGGTTGTTAAAAATTATTATAATGGTATTATCATTCCATCTAATAATATTGATGCTTTAACCAAAGCATTGTGCTGGTTCCACAACAATTACGATAAAATTCCGGAAATGGGGAAAAGGTCCATATCATTAGCCGAACCATATTCCGCAAAAAACTGGGCGTCTCATTTTTTGGAATATGTAAAAACTTTTTGAGATTCAAGAAATAACTTTATGATATATTATCGGCTTTCTTATTTAGTCGTAGCTACATTTATATTATTCTCACTATATTTTACATTTCAAAGAAAATATTATGCACTTTTGCCCCTATTTACACTTGGCATTGGCTTGGGTGGTTTCAATATTTATTGGGGTACTTTATGGTTTCCATACAAGATTGTGGCGGTTTTTATTTTTTTAATAGTCTTTTTAAAATATAATTGTCCCATTCGCACACGATTTTTCAATATTTTTATTTATCTTCTTCTTTTTTCTTTGTTTGTAGCATTGATTTTAAGACCTCCCAATGAGCCATCTAATCTTCCATTACTGCAAAGAAGTTATATGCGTCCATTTGTTCAATTATTTAGTTATCTATCAATAGTATCACTCATCCCATTTGTATTAAAAACATTAAAAAATAATGAAACTATTCATAAGTTTTTTAGAGATTACTATCTAATTGTTGAGGTTGTTATGTTATTTGCTCTTCTGCAATTCATCTTGCTGAAGCTTGGATTAGATTTTATGCCCATTCTTAGGCCAAATGCATCTGATAGCCCTACTGCTGCATTTGGTGTGGGGGACATTTTAATAGTAAGATTATATGGTGTTAGCGGTGAAC
This genomic stretch from candidate division WOR-3 bacterium harbors:
- a CDS encoding glycosyltransferase family 4 protein, giving the protein MGKKILFCWPEISGYMSACWKELLNYPDIELLVICLLPDETSYTNFSTKIMDGIPSRLISKQDLGNYYKIKRIIAAYRPDIIIISGWNINTYKRIAYDKDFDNAIKILAMDNQFHNNIRQWIGKFVLRSYLKKFKYAWVPGGRSWEYAKFLGFKEKNIIKGLLGIDFVRISNIWNMRYNIKWPKSFLFVGRYIKIKGIHILISAYSKYRNYINDPWPLYCCGTGPLKYEIDKISGIKDLGFIQPEDLFKIFLQSGVFVMPSLRDAWPLAVVEACAAGLPILCTNVCGSSDEVVKNYYNGIIIPSNNIDALTKALCWFHNNYDKIPEMGKRSISLAEPYSAKNWASHFLEYVKTF